A genome region from Jeongeupia sp. HS-3 includes the following:
- a CDS encoding carbon-nitrogen hydrolase family protein, which translates to MKSINAAAIQMVSTPDVAENLKTAAGLIDTAVAAGAKLVVLPEYFAIMGQKDTDKLAVAEAFGAGLIQDFLAAQADRHGIWLVGGTVPLAAPGARRVRNASLVFDPAGVCVGRYDKIHLFGFDNGSERYAEADTIEAGETPLVIDTPFGRLGIAVCYDLRFPELFRHAGEVDIWVLPAAFTATTGRAHWETLLRARAIENQCFMVASGQGGRHPTGRETWGHSMVVDPWGQVLACHEIGPGLACAELKASQLDRVRKVLPALAHRRF; encoded by the coding sequence ATGAAAAGCATCAATGCAGCGGCGATCCAGATGGTCTCCACGCCGGATGTGGCCGAAAACCTCAAGACCGCGGCCGGGCTGATTGATACGGCCGTGGCGGCCGGTGCCAAGCTGGTGGTGTTGCCCGAGTATTTCGCCATCATGGGCCAGAAGGACACCGATAAACTGGCGGTGGCCGAAGCGTTCGGCGCCGGGCTGATTCAGGATTTTCTCGCCGCTCAGGCCGATCGTCACGGCATCTGGCTGGTTGGCGGTACCGTGCCGCTGGCCGCGCCAGGCGCCAGGCGGGTGCGCAATGCCAGCCTGGTGTTCGATCCGGCCGGCGTTTGCGTCGGCCGCTATGACAAGATCCACCTGTTCGGTTTCGACAATGGCAGCGAACGTTATGCCGAGGCCGACACCATCGAGGCGGGCGAAACACCGCTGGTGATCGATACCCCATTCGGCCGGCTCGGCATCGCCGTCTGCTACGACCTGCGTTTTCCCGAGCTGTTTCGCCATGCCGGCGAGGTCGATATCTGGGTGCTACCGGCGGCATTCACCGCGACCACCGGTCGCGCGCACTGGGAGACGCTGCTGCGCGCTCGAGCGATCGAGAACCAGTGCTTTATGGTGGCCTCCGGTCAGGGCGGGCGGCATCCGACCGGGCGGGAAACCTGGGGGCACAGCATGGTCGTCGATCCCTGGGGTCAGGTGCTGGCATGCCATGAGATTGGCCCCGGTCTGGCCTGTGCCGAATTGAAAGCGAGTCAGCTCGATCGCGTGCGCAAAGTGCTGCCGGCGCTGGCGCACCGCAGGTTCTAA
- a CDS encoding enoyl-CoA hydratase/isomerase family protein — protein sequence MVRFGSIRAGNGALVGTLTLDAPARLNAQTLAMVDAMLAQLDAWQADPEIVAVLIAGAGERAFCAGGDIRVLYDAMITPGHLERGDDFFSREYLLCHRIRTFTKPVIAWGQGAIMGGGWGLFSAASHRLVTGSAQLAMPEVVIGLFPDVGASRWLHALPDGLGRFLALTGSRINAADALASGAAHGLVDDHALAELETALRRMHWQGERHHDDEALAGVIVDFARHHPGRAPPSLWLPERHHVEDIVGGDDLPDVAARLRASGRGEGWLAQGCAMHAAGSPTSTVLIWHLAALARRIDADALLALETRTAHFCLRHGDFREGVRAKLVDRDGAPRWQPAQLVAAMEQPLPF from the coding sequence ATGGTTCGCTTTGGCAGCATTCGCGCCGGTAACGGCGCGCTTGTCGGTACGCTGACGCTGGATGCACCGGCAAGGCTGAATGCGCAGACGCTGGCGATGGTCGATGCCATGTTGGCGCAACTCGATGCGTGGCAGGCTGATCCGGAAATTGTCGCCGTGCTGATCGCTGGCGCCGGTGAACGGGCATTTTGCGCCGGCGGCGATATCCGCGTGCTCTACGACGCCATGATCACCCCGGGTCATCTTGAGCGTGGCGATGATTTTTTTAGCCGCGAATACCTGCTGTGTCACCGCATCCGTACGTTCACCAAACCGGTCATTGCTTGGGGACAGGGGGCGATCATGGGCGGCGGCTGGGGCCTGTTCTCGGCGGCCAGCCATCGTCTGGTCACCGGTTCTGCGCAACTGGCGATGCCCGAGGTAGTGATCGGCCTGTTCCCTGACGTGGGTGCCAGCCGCTGGCTGCATGCGCTGCCCGATGGCCTGGGGCGCTTTCTGGCGCTGACCGGCAGTCGTATCAATGCCGCGGATGCGCTCGCCAGCGGCGCGGCGCACGGCCTGGTCGACGATCACGCCTTGGCCGAACTCGAAACGGCCTTGCGCCGAATGCACTGGCAGGGTGAGCGCCATCACGATGATGAAGCACTGGCTGGCGTGATCGTCGATTTCGCTCGTCATCATCCGGGGCGGGCACCGCCATCCTTGTGGTTGCCCGAGCGCCATCATGTTGAGGATATCGTCGGCGGCGATGATCTGCCTGATGTGGCTGCGCGACTGCGCGCGAGCGGCAGGGGCGAAGGCTGGCTGGCGCAGGGTTGCGCGATGCATGCCGCTGGCTCGCCGACCTCGACCGTGCTGATCTGGCATCTTGCCGCGCTGGCACGGCGGATCGACGCCGACGCGCTGCTGGCGCTGGAAACCCGCACCGCGCATTTTTGCCTGCGCCACGGTGACTTCCGCGAAGGCGTGCGTGCCAAGCTGGTCGATCGCGACGGCGCGCCGCGCTGGCAGCCGGCGCAGCTTGTCGCGGCGATGGAACAGCCGCTGCCCTTCTAG
- a CDS encoding DUF3088 family protein → MGDTLYLLTPGYTVDDHGPHFCADCATVEGFLAYYPQVTEGLKIERIGFTRPRPELVSLLGKDHQGCPVLVLAAESQLTAELPVQVANGQRFLDEPKAILRYLGHKYGVGTPS, encoded by the coding sequence ATGGGCGATACGCTTTATCTGCTCACGCCGGGCTATACCGTCGATGACCACGGCCCGCACTTCTGCGCCGACTGCGCCACGGTGGAAGGCTTTCTGGCCTACTACCCGCAAGTCACCGAGGGTTTGAAGATCGAGCGGATCGGGTTTACCCGGCCGCGCCCCGAACTCGTCAGCCTGCTTGGCAAGGATCATCAGGGCTGCCCGGTGTTGGTGCTGGCGGCGGAGAGCCAGCTCACCGCCGAGCTACCGGTGCAGGTGGCAAACGGTCAGCGTTTTCTCGACGAGCCCAAGGCGATCCTGCGCTATCTGGGGCACAAGTATGGCGTGGGCACGCCGTCCTGA
- the tldD gene encoding metalloprotease TldD yields MTALQTAHSTLLTPFNLDDARLDQVFGALMNHDLDYADLYFQYSRAEAWSLDEGIVKSGSFHIDQGVGVRAISGEKTAFAYSDDIGLQPLLDAAGATRAIGRQGGNGVAVRSNGVTTGHVLYRPVDPLASLNEAAKVALLEKLERIARALDPRVVQVMASLASEYEVIYVARHDGHRAADVRPLVRLGIQVIVEQDGKREQGSAGGGGRFDYAHFDEAMLEDYARKAVAQALLNLDARPAPAGEMTVVLGNGWPGILLHEAIGHGLEGDFNRKGSSAFSGKIGQRVASAGVTVVDDGTIPDRRGSLNIDDEGNPTSRTVLIEDGILKGYMQDSLNARLMGMPLTGNGRRESYAHLPMPRMTNTLMLGGDRDPAEILASVKRGLYAANFGGGQVDITSGKFVFSAAEAWYVEDGKLLYPVKGATLIGNGPDVLTRVSMIGNDMALDPGVGTCGKEGQSVPVGVGQPTLRIDGGLTVGGTG; encoded by the coding sequence ATGACCGCGCTCCAGACTGCCCACAGCACGCTGCTCACGCCGTTCAATCTTGACGACGCCCGGCTGGATCAGGTGTTTGGCGCCCTGATGAACCATGATCTTGACTATGCCGATCTTTATTTCCAGTACAGCCGCGCCGAGGCGTGGAGTCTGGACGAGGGCATCGTCAAATCCGGCAGCTTCCACATCGATCAGGGCGTGGGGGTACGGGCGATATCCGGTGAAAAAACCGCGTTCGCCTACTCGGATGATATCGGCCTGCAGCCGCTGCTCGATGCCGCTGGCGCCACCCGCGCGATCGGCCGTCAAGGTGGCAATGGCGTCGCGGTTCGCAGCAACGGCGTCACCACGGGTCACGTCTTGTATCGGCCGGTCGATCCCTTGGCGAGCTTGAACGAGGCGGCCAAGGTCGCCTTGCTGGAAAAACTCGAACGGATCGCCCGCGCGCTTGATCCGCGGGTGGTGCAGGTGATGGCTAGCTTGGCATCCGAATACGAAGTGATCTACGTTGCGCGTCACGATGGCCACCGCGCCGCCGATGTGCGCCCGCTGGTGCGGCTGGGCATACAAGTCATCGTCGAGCAGGACGGCAAGCGCGAGCAGGGCAGCGCTGGCGGTGGCGGTCGTTTCGATTACGCGCATTTCGATGAGGCGATGCTTGAAGACTACGCCAGAAAGGCGGTCGCCCAAGCCTTGCTCAACCTCGATGCCCGCCCGGCACCGGCCGGCGAAATGACCGTCGTGCTCGGCAACGGTTGGCCCGGCATCCTGCTGCACGAGGCGATTGGTCACGGGCTGGAAGGCGACTTCAACCGCAAGGGCAGCTCGGCGTTTTCGGGCAAGATCGGCCAGCGCGTCGCCAGTGCCGGCGTCACGGTGGTCGACGATGGCACCATTCCCGATCGCCGCGGCTCGCTCAATATCGACGACGAAGGCAACCCGACCAGCCGTACCGTGCTGATCGAAGACGGCATCCTCAAGGGTTATATGCAGGACAGCCTGAATGCGCGGCTGATGGGCATGCCGCTGACCGGCAACGGCCGGCGCGAAAGCTACGCCCACCTGCCGATGCCGCGGATGACCAATACCCTCATGCTCGGCGGCGACCGCGATCCGGCGGAGATTCTCGCCTCGGTCAAGCGCGGTCTGTACGCGGCGAATTTCGGCGGCGGCCAGGTCGACATCACCAGCGGCAAGTTCGTGTTCTCGGCCGCCGAGGCGTGGTATGTCGAAGACGGCAAGCTGCTGTATCCGGTCAAGGGCGCGACGCTGATCGGCAACGGCCCGGATGTGCTGACGCGGGTGTCGATGATTGGCAACGACATGGCGCTCGACCCCGGTGTCGGTACTTGCGGCAAGGAAGGCCAGAGCGTACCGGTCGGTGTCGGCCAGCCGACCTTGCGCATCGACGGCGGTCTGACCGTCGGCGGGACGGGCTGA
- a CDS encoding Bax inhibitor-1/YccA family protein codes for MQLNTARYGGESLAVERNRVLRNTYFLLALSMLPTAAGALLGISMQFAISPMMGVILFLGVSFGAFFAIEKTKNSGMGVILLLAYTGFMGLWLSQILQVALRFSNGAQMIGTAAVGTAAIFFTLSAIATVTKKDFSFMGKFMMIGLVILILASLGNMFFQIPALSLAISAVAVLIFSAFILIDTSRIVNGGETNYVTATLQLYLNIYNLFISLLNILMAFSGNNRN; via the coding sequence ATGCAACTCAACACCGCCCGTTACGGCGGCGAATCGCTCGCCGTTGAGCGTAACCGAGTCCTGCGCAATACCTATTTCCTTTTGGCCCTGTCGATGCTGCCAACGGCCGCCGGCGCGCTCCTGGGCATTTCGATGCAGTTCGCGATCTCGCCGATGATGGGCGTGATCCTGTTCCTTGGCGTGAGCTTTGGCGCATTCTTCGCGATCGAAAAAACCAAGAACAGCGGCATGGGCGTGATCCTGCTGCTGGCCTATACCGGCTTCATGGGCCTGTGGCTGTCGCAGATTCTGCAAGTGGCGTTGCGCTTCTCCAACGGCGCGCAGATGATCGGCACCGCCGCAGTCGGCACTGCCGCGATCTTCTTCACGCTGTCGGCGATCGCCACGGTGACCAAGAAAGATTTCAGCTTCATGGGCAAGTTCATGATGATCGGTCTTGTCATTCTGATTCTGGCCTCGCTCGGCAATATGTTCTTCCAGATCCCGGCCTTGTCGCTGGCGATCTCGGCCGTGGCGGTGCTGATCTTCTCGGCCTTCATCCTGATCGATACCAGCCGGATCGTGAACGGTGGTGAAACCAACTATGTGACCGCTACGCTGCAGCTTTATCTGAACATCTACAACCTGTTCATCAGCCTGCTGAACATCCTGATGGCGTTCTCGGGTAACAACCGCAACTGA